The Cherax quadricarinatus isolate ZL_2023a chromosome 81, ASM3850222v1, whole genome shotgun sequence genome includes a region encoding these proteins:
- the LOC128699843 gene encoding uncharacterized protein — MVSRVFLVLVVLQVLYISVQTRNRQQCSQVCTLKFKPVCDSTGKVYRSQCVLDVAICNDPSIRPGVCGVTQPECPRFCPEVYQPVCDSTGTVYSNQCFLNIAICNDPSIKPGACGSSF; from the exons ATGGTGTCAAGAGTATttctggtactggtggtgcttcaGGTGCTGTATATCAGCGTTCAGACTC GTAACCGACAACAGTGTTCTCAGGTTTGTACCCTCAAGTTCAAGCCTGTGTGCGACAGCACTGGCAAGGTGTATCGTAGCCAGTGTGTGCTGGACGTAGCTATATGTAATGACCCATCCATCCGGCCAGGTGTCTGTG GTGTGACACAGCCGGAGTGTCCCCGGTTTTGTCCTGAGGTCTACCAACCTGTTTGTGACAGCACTGGCACGGTTTACTCTAACCAGTGTTTCTTGAATATAGCGATATGTAACGACCCATCAATCAAGCCAGGTGCCTGTG GGAGCTCTTTCTAG